A genomic stretch from Haemophilus parainfluenzae ATCC 33392 includes:
- a CDS encoding metal ABC transporter substrate-binding protein, which produces MKHLFKSLSVIALGLATLQAEAKFKVVTTFTVIQDIAQNVAGDAATVESITKPGAEIHEYEPTPKDIVKAQSADLILWNGLNLERWFERFFQNIKDKPAVVVTEGITPLSIYEGPYKDAPNPHAWMSPSNALIYVENIKNALVKYDPQNADAYQKNAATYAEKIKQLDKPLREKLSQIPADQRWLVTSEGAFSYLAKDYDLKEGYLWPINAEQQGTPQQVRKLIDLVKKNHIPVVFSESTVSAKPAQQVAKESGAKYGGVLYVDSLSAADGPVPTYIDLLNVTVSTIVKGFEK; this is translated from the coding sequence ATGAAGCATTTATTTAAAAGCCTATCTGTTATCGCTCTAGGTTTAGCTACTTTACAAGCCGAAGCGAAATTTAAAGTGGTAACCACATTTACTGTTATTCAGGATATTGCACAAAATGTTGCGGGCGATGCTGCGACGGTGGAATCCATCACTAAACCCGGTGCAGAAATTCACGAGTATGAACCTACCCCTAAAGATATTGTAAAAGCCCAATCTGCCGATTTAATTTTATGGAACGGATTAAATTTAGAGCGTTGGTTTGAGCGTTTCTTCCAAAATATCAAAGACAAACCAGCCGTTGTGGTAACCGAAGGCATTACGCCACTGTCTATTTATGAAGGCCCTTATAAAGATGCACCTAACCCACATGCTTGGATGTCGCCATCTAATGCGTTGATTTATGTCGAAAATATCAAAAATGCATTAGTTAAATACGATCCGCAAAATGCTGATGCTTATCAAAAAAATGCAGCGACGTATGCAGAAAAAATCAAACAACTCGATAAACCTTTACGTGAAAAACTCTCACAGATTCCTGCCGACCAACGTTGGTTAGTCACCAGTGAAGGTGCCTTTAGTTATTTAGCGAAAGATTACGATCTCAAAGAAGGCTATTTATGGCCAATTAACGCTGAACAACAAGGTACGCCTCAACAAGTGCGTAAACTTATCGATTTAGTGAAAAAAAATCACATTCCAGTGGTATTTAGTGAAAGTACTGTGTCAGCCAAACCTGCTCAACAGGTAGCAAAAGAAAGTGGAGCCAAATACGGTGGCGTGCTTTATGTCGATTCCCTTTCTGCTGCTGATGGCCCTGTACCGACTTATATCGATTTGCTCAATGTCACTGTATCTACCATTGTGAAAGGATTTGAAAAATAA
- a CDS encoding YfgM family protein: MAYTIEEEQELNQLKEWWKDNGKTIIAAFILGVGGMLGWRYWQSYQANQIMQASAEYDALVYTTNKDAAAQQAKMAEFVKAHDKTSYAVFSLLDEAKGFVAKQDYASAENSLKQAIAQSQDDILTSLAALRLSAVQFQQGQFDAALASLNQVKSQGFSARKDLLAGDIQIAKGDVNGAKASFENAQKSGNPLEKQMAQMKLNNL, from the coding sequence ATGGCATATACCATTGAAGAAGAACAAGAACTGAACCAGTTAAAAGAATGGTGGAAAGACAATGGCAAAACCATTATTGCCGCTTTTATTCTTGGTGTGGGCGGGATGTTGGGCTGGCGTTATTGGCAGTCTTATCAAGCCAATCAAATCATGCAAGCGTCTGCTGAATATGATGCGTTAGTTTATACCACAAACAAAGATGCCGCGGCACAACAAGCTAAAATGGCTGAATTTGTGAAAGCGCATGATAAAACCAGCTATGCGGTATTTAGCTTATTAGATGAAGCAAAAGGTTTTGTTGCAAAACAAGATTACGCCTCTGCTGAAAATAGCTTGAAACAAGCAATTGCTCAATCACAAGATGATATCTTAACGTCTCTTGCAGCGCTTCGTTTGTCTGCTGTGCAATTCCAACAAGGTCAATTTGATGCAGCATTAGCAAGTCTAAATCAAGTGAAAAGCCAAGGCTTTAGTGCACGTAAAGATCTTTTAGCGGGCGATATTCAAATCGCAAAAGGCGATGTAAATGGTGCTAAAGCAAGCTTTGAGAATGCACAAAAAAGCGGTAACCCATTAGAAAAACAAATGGCGCAGATGAAATTAAATAATCTGTAA
- a CDS encoding D-alanyl-D-alanine carboxypeptidase family protein, giving the protein MLKKVLSVLCLVPAVATAQSYIVYDFTHDRVLESSSPNHVQPIASVTKLMTANVFLENNRNANCTASITDDDYDYIKGTHTKLPKYTPISCNELLKAMLVHSDNYAAHALSRSAGMSRLQFIQKMNEKARELGMRSTRFSDSSGLSDSNISSAMDLVKLAKYSLNKTQIKNLSNMPSAFIQAGGRSVFVKNTNKLVREEVFDAAVNKTGYIRESGYNLVFVNKNPCNHSTIGVISLNNHSSAFRSNFTKGKLEQYGCTAGRSMQNFTVDEAQYEEGYDEAGMERLIQQVGG; this is encoded by the coding sequence ATGTTAAAAAAAGTTCTTTCTGTATTGTGTTTAGTGCCTGCAGTCGCAACGGCACAATCTTATATTGTGTATGATTTCACTCATGATAGAGTGTTAGAAAGTAGCTCACCCAATCATGTGCAACCCATCGCCTCTGTCACCAAATTAATGACGGCGAATGTGTTTCTTGAAAATAATCGAAATGCAAACTGTACCGCATCGATTACTGACGATGATTACGATTACATCAAAGGCACTCATACAAAATTACCTAAATATACGCCGATTTCTTGTAATGAATTGTTAAAAGCAATGCTCGTTCATTCTGATAACTATGCTGCTCATGCACTTTCTCGTTCTGCAGGCATGAGCCGCTTACAATTCATCCAAAAAATGAATGAAAAAGCTCGAGAATTAGGCATGCGCTCTACTCGCTTTTCAGATAGCTCAGGTTTATCTGATAGCAACATTTCAAGTGCAATGGATTTGGTTAAGCTAGCCAAATACTCACTCAACAAAACTCAAATTAAAAATCTTTCTAATATGCCAAGCGCCTTTATTCAAGCAGGAGGACGTAGTGTTTTCGTCAAAAATACCAATAAATTAGTGCGTGAAGAAGTTTTCGATGCGGCAGTTAATAAAACCGGCTATATCCGCGAATCTGGCTATAATTTAGTCTTCGTAAACAAAAATCCATGTAATCACTCGACTATCGGCGTGATTAGTTTAAATAACCATTCATCTGCATTTCGTAGCAACTTTACGAAAGGAAAACTGGAACAATATGGTTGTACTGCTGGACGTAGCATGCAAAACTTTACCGTTGATGAAGCCCAATATGAAGAAGGCTATGATGAAGCGGGTATGGAGCGCCTGATCCAACAAGTTGGTGGTTAA
- the sodA gene encoding superoxide dismutase [Mn], translated as MSYTLPELGYAYDALEPHFDAQTMEIHHSKHHQAYVNNANAVLETLPAEFSEMCAGQLISQLDKIPAEKRTALRNNAGGHANHSLFWKSLKKGTTLQGDLKAAIERDFGSVENFKAEFEKAAATRFGSGWAWLVINQGKLSVVSTANQDSPLMGKEIAGCEGFPLLGLDVWEHAYYLKFQNRRPDYIKEFWNVVNWDFVADRFAKKVADCCAAK; from the coding sequence ATGTCTTATACTCTACCTGAATTAGGCTACGCTTATGATGCGTTAGAACCACATTTTGATGCACAAACAATGGAAATTCACCACTCTAAACACCACCAAGCCTATGTAAATAATGCAAATGCCGTGTTAGAAACTTTACCTGCTGAATTTTCTGAAATGTGTGCAGGTCAATTAATCAGCCAATTAGATAAAATCCCTGCTGAAAAACGTACGGCATTACGTAACAACGCAGGCGGTCACGCAAACCACAGCTTATTCTGGAAATCATTGAAAAAAGGCACTACTTTACAAGGTGATTTAAAAGCCGCTATCGAACGTGATTTCGGTTCTGTAGAAAACTTCAAAGCTGAATTTGAAAAAGCTGCAGCGACTCGTTTCGGTTCTGGTTGGGCATGGTTAGTAATTAACCAAGGTAAATTATCTGTTGTTTCTACCGCAAACCAAGATTCACCATTAATGGGTAAAGAAATCGCAGGTTGTGAAGGTTTCCCTCTTTTAGGTTTAGACGTTTGGGAACACGCTTACTACTTGAAATTCCAAAACCGTCGTCCAGACTACATCAAAGAATTCTGGAATGTTGTAAACTGGGATTTCGTTGCAGATCGTTTTGCGAAAAAAGTCGCAGACTGCTGTGCAGCTAAATAA
- a CDS encoding manganese/iron ABC transporter ATP-binding protein, with amino-acid sequence MTTLSASISVNDVTVRYNNGHTAIYDVSFELQGGTICALVGVNGSGKSTLFKSIMGLIKPQQGNITICGLPINRALKQNLIAYVPQAEEVDWQFPVSVYDVVMMGRYGYMNFLRIPKAEDKQKVLEAMQRVNIEHLAERQIGELSGGQKKRVFLARALAQQSKIILLDEPFTGVDVKTENAIVELLRQLRAEGHLILVSTHNLGSVPDFCDQVVMINRTVITAGKTEDTFNQHNLEKVFGGVLRHIKLLGEDLHNDEDKRAVTVLTDDERPVVFYGETKNDPPATAVKSCRLPPSDKE; translated from the coding sequence ATGACCACACTTTCCGCTTCTATTTCCGTTAATGATGTAACCGTGCGTTACAACAACGGGCATACTGCAATTTATGATGTTTCTTTCGAATTACAGGGGGGAACCATCTGTGCCCTTGTCGGCGTAAATGGAAGCGGAAAATCAACGTTATTTAAAAGCATCATGGGATTAATCAAACCACAACAAGGCAACATAACGATTTGTGGTTTGCCAATTAATCGGGCGTTGAAACAAAATTTGATTGCCTATGTGCCGCAAGCGGAAGAAGTTGATTGGCAATTTCCTGTCTCTGTTTATGATGTTGTCATGATGGGACGCTACGGCTACATGAATTTCCTACGTATTCCAAAGGCTGAAGACAAACAAAAAGTGCTTGAAGCGATGCAACGAGTAAACATCGAGCATTTAGCTGAACGGCAAATCGGCGAACTTTCTGGTGGGCAGAAAAAACGTGTATTTTTAGCTCGAGCATTAGCACAACAAAGTAAGATTATCTTACTCGATGAGCCTTTTACGGGCGTGGATGTTAAAACTGAAAATGCCATTGTGGAACTTCTTCGCCAATTACGTGCTGAAGGACACTTAATTTTAGTTTCTACCCATAATTTAGGCTCTGTACCAGACTTCTGTGATCAAGTGGTGATGATTAACCGTACTGTGATTACAGCCGGTAAAACGGAAGATACATTCAATCAACATAATTTGGAAAAAGTCTTTGGTGGTGTATTACGACACATCAAATTATTGGGTGAAGATCTGCATAATGATGAAGATAAACGTGCTGTCACCGTGCTTACGGATGATGAACGTCCTGTTGTCTTCTATGGTGAAACCAAAAATGATCCGCCTGCAACGGCTGTAAAATCCTGTCGTCTGCCTCCGTCTGACAAGGAATAA
- a CDS encoding RodZ domain-containing protein — protein MNTILEQTEKTDISFGDRLRQAREALNLSLEDAAKAISLRPSILEKLENNEFVQKNVPSTFMKGYVRSYTKFLRIPESEWAHLTFGEAYKNDLGKNARATRSVNQYSSHSRWVGTLTTIILLAAVGMTGLWWWQNYQKSNEERDNLVQTYVEKEKTAEVPVTHSNEIPVAVNSQPATSNNETAPVTEAKNNAAEPVVSNTQENQSQPVNAEVSTGATSAPTVEQVQAPVVEQTLPNTEPTTEPTVPDAQSAVETPAISEAPTTVKGDLVIEITKNSSWISVKDQNRKVLAQKEYKQGEVLTFNGNDYALIIGAPGNVRITYKGEAYPLTVDGRVAKFKLPKP, from the coding sequence ATGAATACAATCCTTGAACAAACCGAAAAAACAGACATCTCTTTTGGGGATAGACTTCGTCAAGCTCGCGAAGCGTTAAATCTTTCTCTGGAAGATGCGGCAAAGGCAATTTCTTTGCGCCCAAGTATTTTGGAAAAATTAGAAAATAATGAATTTGTCCAAAAAAATGTGCCCTCAACTTTTATGAAAGGATATGTGCGTAGTTATACAAAATTTTTACGTATTCCTGAGAGCGAATGGGCGCATTTAACCTTTGGTGAAGCATACAAAAACGATTTAGGTAAAAATGCACGCGCGACGCGTTCAGTAAACCAATACTCTTCTCATAGTCGCTGGGTCGGCACACTTACAACCATTATTTTACTCGCGGCTGTTGGAATGACAGGCTTATGGTGGTGGCAGAATTATCAAAAATCAAACGAAGAACGTGATAATTTAGTGCAAACCTACGTTGAAAAAGAAAAAACAGCAGAGGTACCGGTTACTCATTCGAATGAAATTCCCGTCGCGGTAAATAGCCAGCCTGCAACGTCAAATAATGAAACAGCACCTGTAACGGAAGCAAAAAATAATGCTGCTGAACCTGTTGTTTCAAATACTCAAGAAAATCAATCTCAACCAGTAAACGCAGAAGTTTCAACAGGCGCAACTTCGGCCCCTACCGTTGAACAAGTTCAAGCCCCTGTTGTGGAACAAACCTTACCTAACACAGAACCCACAACAGAGCCGACCGTGCCAGATGCACAAAGTGCGGTTGAAACCCCCGCTATTTCTGAAGCACCAACAACAGTAAAAGGCGATCTCGTTATTGAGATTACCAAAAATTCAAGCTGGATTAGTGTGAAAGACCAAAACCGTAAAGTTTTAGCGCAAAAAGAATATAAACAAGGCGAAGTCTTAACCTTTAATGGTAATGACTATGCATTGATTATCGGCGCGCCGGGTAACGTTCGTATTACTTATAAAGGCGAAGCGTATCCGCTTACCGTTGATGGCCGTGTGGCTAAATTTAAATTACCAAAACCTTAA
- a CDS encoding metal ABC transporter permease — translation MLEYLLEPFSYEYMQKAMWISAAVGGICAFLSAYLMLKGWSLIGDALSHSVVPGVAIAYAFSLPYALGAFFAGILAALSILWIKSISKLKEDAVIGFIFSTFFALGLLIISLNPTSINVQNIILGNILGIADEDIYQVAIIMLICLVLLLIFWKDLLLIFFDETQAITVGLSPLFYKVLFFTLLSACVVAALQTVGAILVIAMVITPGATAYLLTDKFKTLIQIAVALGAITGFVGVYLSYYLDGATGGVIVTLQTLLFLLAFLFSPKYGLMSQKRRKAVAHE, via the coding sequence ATGCTTGAATATTTACTGGAACCTTTCTCCTATGAATATATGCAAAAAGCCATGTGGATAAGTGCCGCAGTCGGTGGCATTTGTGCCTTTCTTTCTGCCTATTTAATGTTGAAAGGTTGGTCATTAATTGGTGATGCGCTTTCTCATTCCGTAGTTCCGGGTGTGGCAATTGCTTATGCCTTTTCACTCCCCTATGCTTTAGGTGCTTTTTTTGCCGGAATTTTGGCCGCACTTTCCATTTTATGGATCAAATCCATTTCTAAACTCAAAGAAGATGCCGTTATTGGCTTTATTTTCAGTACCTTTTTTGCCTTGGGATTGTTGATTATTTCCCTTAATCCAACCTCAATAAATGTGCAAAATATTATTCTCGGTAATATCCTCGGGATTGCCGATGAAGATATTTATCAAGTAGCCATTATTATGTTGATTTGCTTGGTCTTATTGCTTATTTTTTGGAAGGATCTGTTACTGATTTTCTTTGATGAAACGCAAGCAATAACAGTTGGGCTTTCGCCACTGTTTTACAAAGTTCTGTTTTTTACATTATTGAGTGCTTGTGTTGTTGCCGCATTGCAAACTGTTGGGGCGATTTTAGTAATTGCCATGGTAATTACACCAGGTGCAACCGCCTATTTACTTACCGATAAATTCAAAACTCTTATCCAGATTGCCGTAGCTTTGGGAGCAATCACTGGTTTTGTTGGTGTCTATTTAAGCTATTATCTGGATGGCGCAACAGGTGGTGTCATCGTGACATTACAAACCTTGTTATTTTTATTAGCTTTTCTATTCTCGCCGAAATACGGATTAATGAGTCAAAAACGACGTAAGGCGGTGGCCCATGAGTGA
- the ispG gene encoding flavodoxin-dependent (E)-4-hydroxy-3-methylbut-2-enyl-diphosphate synthase: protein MSAVKPTIKRRESTKIYVGNVPIGGDAPIAVQSMTNTRTTDVEATVAQIKSLERVGADIVRVSVPTMDAAEAFKIIKQQVNVPLVADIHFDYRIALKVAEYGVDCLRINPGNIGREDRIRAVVDCARDKNIPIRIGVNAGSLEKDIQEKFGEPTPEALLESALRHVEILDRLNFDQFKVSVKASDVFLAVESYRLLAKAIKQPLHLGITEAGGARAGSVKSAIGLGMLLAEGIGDTLRVSLAADPVEEIKVGFDILKSLRIRSRGINFIACPTCSRQEFDVIGTVNALEQRLEDIITPMDVSIIGCVVNGPGEALVSDLGVTGGNKKSGYYLDGERQKERFDNDAIIDQLEAKIRAKVAQQDPKNRII, encoded by the coding sequence ATGTCAGCAGTAAAACCTACTATCAAGCGTCGTGAATCGACAAAAATTTATGTGGGCAATGTACCAATCGGTGGTGATGCACCGATTGCTGTACAATCCATGACAAATACTCGCACAACTGATGTTGAGGCGACCGTTGCACAGATTAAATCGTTGGAACGTGTCGGCGCAGATATCGTGCGTGTTTCTGTACCTACCATGGATGCCGCCGAAGCGTTTAAAATCATTAAACAGCAAGTGAATGTGCCATTAGTGGCCGATATTCATTTTGACTATCGTATTGCGTTAAAAGTGGCTGAATATGGGGTGGATTGCTTACGTATTAATCCGGGCAATATTGGTCGTGAAGATCGTATTCGAGCTGTGGTGGATTGCGCACGTGATAAAAATATCCCGATCCGTATTGGTGTTAATGCAGGCTCATTAGAAAAAGATATCCAAGAGAAATTTGGTGAGCCAACACCAGAAGCCTTATTAGAATCAGCGTTACGCCACGTTGAGATCTTGGATCGTTTAAACTTTGATCAATTTAAAGTGAGTGTAAAAGCATCCGATGTTTTCCTTGCGGTGGAATCTTACCGTTTACTGGCAAAAGCCATTAAACAGCCGTTGCATTTAGGTATTACGGAAGCAGGTGGCGCACGTGCGGGCTCTGTGAAGTCAGCAATTGGTTTAGGAATGTTGTTAGCAGAAGGCATTGGTGATACCTTGCGTGTCTCTTTAGCCGCCGATCCTGTAGAAGAAATCAAAGTTGGTTTTGATATTTTAAAATCGTTACGTATTCGTTCTCGCGGGATTAACTTTATTGCTTGCCCAACTTGCTCTCGTCAAGAGTTTGATGTGATCGGCACGGTGAATGCACTGGAACAACGTTTAGAAGATATTATCACCCCAATGGATGTGTCTATTATTGGTTGTGTGGTAAATGGCCCGGGTGAAGCATTAGTGTCTGACCTTGGCGTGACCGGTGGTAATAAGAAAAGTGGCTATTATTTAGATGGTGAGCGTCAAAAAGAACGTTTTGACAACGACGCGATTATTGACCAATTAGAAGCAAAAATTCGTGCCAAAGTTGCACAACAAGATCCAAAAAATCGAATTATTTAA
- a CDS encoding bifunctional tRNA (adenosine(37)-C2)-methyltransferase TrmG/ribosomal RNA large subunit methyltransferase RlmN, producing the protein MLEQPLLSETNTKKINLMDLTRQQMREFFAELGEKPFRADQLVKWIYHFGEDNFDNMTNINKKLREKLKAVAEIKAPEVAVEQRSADGTIKWAMQVGEQQVETVYIPEADRATLCVSSQVGCALACTFCSTAQQGFNRNLTVSEIIGQVWRASKIIGNFGVTGVRPITNVVMMGMGEPLLNVANVVPAMEIMLDDFAYGLSKRRVTLSTSGVVPALDMLRDKIDVALAISLHAPNDELRDEIMPINKKYNIRMLMDSVHRYLEVSNANHGKVTIEYVLLDHVNDGTEHAHQLAKVLKNTPCKINLIPWNPFPEAPYGKSSNSRVDRFQKTLMEYGFTVIVRKTRGDDIDAACGQLAGDVIDRTKRTAMKRKFGEGIDVKAVN; encoded by the coding sequence ATGTTAGAACAACCCCTTTTATCTGAAACGAATACCAAAAAGATTAATTTAATGGATTTAACGCGTCAGCAGATGCGTGAGTTTTTTGCAGAATTAGGCGAGAAACCATTTCGTGCGGATCAATTAGTGAAATGGATTTATCATTTTGGCGAAGATAACTTCGATAATATGACCAATATTAATAAAAAATTACGAGAAAAATTAAAAGCGGTCGCTGAAATTAAAGCGCCAGAAGTTGCGGTTGAACAACGTTCTGCGGATGGTACGATTAAATGGGCGATGCAGGTTGGCGAACAACAAGTTGAAACGGTCTATATTCCAGAAGCGGATCGCGCAACACTTTGTGTCTCTTCGCAAGTAGGCTGTGCCTTAGCTTGTACTTTCTGTTCAACAGCACAACAAGGCTTTAACCGTAATTTAACGGTGTCTGAAATTATCGGTCAGGTTTGGCGTGCATCAAAAATTATCGGTAATTTTGGTGTAACTGGTGTTCGTCCAATTACTAATGTGGTGATGATGGGCATGGGTGAGCCATTACTGAATGTGGCTAATGTTGTACCTGCGATGGAAATTATGCTGGATGATTTTGCGTATGGATTATCTAAACGACGCGTGACTTTATCCACTTCAGGTGTCGTGCCTGCACTCGATATGTTGCGCGATAAGATTGATGTGGCATTAGCAATTTCACTTCACGCACCGAACGATGAATTGCGTGATGAAATTATGCCGATCAATAAAAAATATAACATCAGAATGTTGATGGATTCAGTGCACAGATACTTAGAAGTATCGAATGCTAACCATGGCAAAGTGACAATTGAATATGTGTTATTAGATCACGTGAATGATGGTACAGAGCATGCGCATCAATTAGCCAAAGTGTTGAAAAATACACCGTGTAAAATCAATTTGATCCCATGGAACCCGTTCCCAGAGGCGCCTTATGGTAAAAGCTCAAATAGCCGTGTTGATCGCTTCCAAAAAACCTTAATGGAATATGGCTTTACGGTGATTGTACGCAAAACCCGCGGAGATGATATTGATGCTGCTTGTGGTCAGTTGGCTGGGGATGTGATCGACCGAACCAAACGTACAGCAATGAAGCGTAAGTTTGGTGAAGGTATTGACGTGAAAGCTGTTAACTAA
- a CDS encoding methyltransferase family protein has protein sequence MIQKPIVPPPVIFIGCALIMTCLPNPYPVTINIVIAYLIALASSFVGFFSVWQFYKNKANINPIHLEKSDVFVANGIYRFSRNPMYLSLASLLVAWAVYLQSAVSFLGVFLFIYFITQWQIKPEEYWLEKKFGESYLEYKKKVRRWI, from the coding sequence ATGATTCAGAAACCTATTGTGCCGCCACCCGTCATTTTTATTGGCTGTGCACTTATCATGACATGCTTACCTAATCCTTACCCTGTTACAATCAATATCGTGATTGCTTATCTGATTGCGTTGGCTTCATCTTTTGTTGGTTTTTTCAGTGTTTGGCAATTCTACAAAAATAAAGCGAATATCAACCCAATTCACTTAGAAAAAAGTGATGTGTTTGTGGCAAATGGTATTTATCGTTTTAGCCGTAACCCAATGTATTTAAGTTTAGCTAGCTTGCTAGTTGCATGGGCGGTTTATTTGCAAAGTGCGGTCAGTTTTCTAGGTGTTTTTCTGTTTATTTATTTCATCACGCAATGGCAAATTAAACCTGAAGAATACTGGTTAGAGAAAAAGTTTGGTGAGTCTTATTTAGAGTACAAGAAAAAAGTCAGACGTTGGATTTAA
- the pilW gene encoding type IV pilus biogenesis/stability protein PilW, whose product MKLIPINILSAVIFPFVFSACVSQSSVDFNKQQAAKARVELALGYLQQNDFVQAKLNLDKALEHDERYYLVHSALAHFYQLQGDPEKAKQAYLQAIKLDDKQGDVYNNFGAFLCGQGEFEQAYSQFNAALAAPNYYHQADTYENMALCAFAGKQTDVYQQALDKLRQVDPSRAEKLRSLK is encoded by the coding sequence ATGAAATTAATCCCAATTAACATTCTAAGTGCGGTCATTTTTCCTTTTGTTTTTTCTGCTTGTGTCTCTCAGTCTTCCGTTGACTTTAATAAACAACAAGCAGCAAAAGCGCGAGTTGAACTGGCATTAGGCTATCTTCAACAAAATGATTTTGTTCAAGCAAAACTCAATTTAGATAAAGCCCTTGAGCATGATGAACGATATTATCTTGTGCACTCAGCACTTGCACATTTTTATCAATTACAAGGCGATCCGGAAAAAGCGAAGCAAGCTTATTTACAGGCGATTAAGTTAGATGATAAGCAAGGCGATGTGTATAACAACTTCGGTGCTTTTTTATGTGGGCAAGGTGAGTTTGAACAAGCTTATTCACAATTTAATGCGGCACTCGCTGCGCCGAATTATTACCATCAAGCCGATACTTACGAAAACATGGCGCTTTGTGCTTTCGCCGGAAAACAAACCGATGTTTATCAACAGGCATTGGATAAATTGCGTCAAGTTGATCCTTCTAGAGCGGAAAAGCTCCGTTCACTCAAATAA
- the hisS gene encoding histidine--tRNA ligase, with amino-acid sequence MAKNIQAIRGMNDCSPTESPLWQWIEGQVRQILSSYGYSEVRMPIVESTPLFARAIGEVTDVVSKEMYTFWDNDEQLTLRPEGTAGCVRAAIEHGWIYNNEQRLWYMGPMFRHERPQKGRYRQFHQAGVEVFGIATPEIDAELIILTARLWKALGIDQHVSLQLNSIGSLEARANYRSALVAFLENHQDLMSEEEKERLVKNPLRILDTKNQALQDVLDGAPKLLDYLDDESREHFAQLCGLLDAVGIQYEINPKLVRGLDYYNKTVFEWVTSALGAQGTVCGGGRYDGLVEQLGGHATSGVGFAMGLERLVLLVQEVNKSIPVKSAVDIYVVYQGEGTTLAAFQFAEKLRSELPHLSTMLHCSGGNFKKQFKRADKSGATLALVLGESEVQNNQVVVKHLLGAAEQQTIDVSNLIEHVKAQF; translated from the coding sequence GTGGCAAAAAATATTCAAGCAATTCGTGGGATGAATGACTGTTCCCCAACTGAATCTCCACTTTGGCAATGGATTGAAGGACAGGTTCGCCAAATTTTAAGCAGCTACGGCTATTCAGAAGTGCGTATGCCAATCGTGGAAAGTACGCCATTATTTGCTCGTGCAATTGGTGAAGTCACAGATGTTGTCTCAAAAGAAATGTACACATTCTGGGATAATGATGAGCAATTAACACTTCGCCCAGAAGGTACAGCAGGATGTGTGCGTGCTGCGATTGAACACGGTTGGATTTACAACAATGAACAACGTTTATGGTATATGGGACCAATGTTCCGCCATGAGCGTCCACAAAAAGGTCGTTACCGTCAATTTCATCAAGCAGGTGTAGAAGTATTCGGTATCGCAACCCCTGAAATTGATGCGGAGCTAATTATTTTAACGGCTCGTTTGTGGAAAGCATTAGGTATTGATCAACATGTTTCTCTTCAATTAAATTCGATTGGTTCATTAGAAGCACGTGCAAACTATCGTTCTGCATTAGTGGCTTTCTTAGAAAATCACCAAGATTTAATGAGCGAAGAAGAGAAAGAACGTCTTGTAAAAAATCCATTACGTATTTTGGATACTAAAAATCAAGCATTACAAGATGTATTGGACGGCGCGCCAAAATTATTGGATTATTTAGACGATGAAAGTCGCGAGCATTTTGCGCAGTTATGCGGTCTATTAGATGCGGTGGGCATTCAATATGAAATTAATCCAAAATTGGTACGTGGTTTAGACTATTATAATAAAACTGTATTTGAATGGGTGACATCAGCATTAGGTGCACAAGGTACTGTATGTGGTGGTGGACGCTATGACGGCTTAGTTGAACAACTTGGTGGCCACGCAACCAGTGGTGTCGGTTTTGCAATGGGCTTAGAGCGTTTAGTGCTACTCGTTCAAGAAGTGAATAAATCGATTCCGGTAAAAAGTGCGGTAGATATTTACGTTGTTTATCAAGGTGAAGGTACAACGTTAGCCGCATTCCAGTTCGCTGAAAAACTTCGCTCAGAATTACCGCACTTAAGCACCATGTTGCATTGCAGCGGCGGTAACTTTAAAAAACAATTTAAACGCGCAGATAAGTCTGGTGCGACTCTGGCTCTTGTGCTTGGTGAAAGTGAAGTGCAAAATAATCAAGTTGTGGTAAAACACTTACTTGGCGCAGCAGAGCAACAAACCATTGATGTGTCCAATTTAATTGAACACGTAAAAGCCCAATTTTAA